Within Takifugu flavidus isolate HTHZ2018 chromosome 12, ASM371156v2, whole genome shotgun sequence, the genomic segment GAAGGATCGGGCCCTCCTGATGGCGGGCTGCCCGACCGCCCTCTCGTCAGACCTCTGCCACGGACCCTGTTGCCTGTGGTAGCCGCTGACGGGACGCTCGTCTCCGCGGTAGCGAACGCACTGAGGGGACAGAGGGCGCTGCAAACCAAAGGTGCTGTAACGGCTTTCAGAAGACTGCCTGTACAAGCCCCTCGGCCCCaccaggtgggggggcagggggtcgGGCCGGGGGCAGTGGTGCGCGGGTGTTATTCCAGCGTGGAGCTGACGATTGTGATGGACCACGTACAGGCTCTCGCCCGGGCCGAGAGGTCTGTCTTCCTCTTCGCTGTAATGGCGGCCCAGGTGACGGGGGAGGACCTCCTCGACCGAGGCGGGCATGGCGGTCTCTGCCAGGACAGCCCGGAAATTAAACACATTGATGGAGTCGGCGTTGACGTACACAGGAGAGGTGGATGGGCTCTGAGTGGGGCACACAGGCTGGACAGGCGTCGAAACGCCAACGCTCTGACAGGTAGGTTCTGCTCGCATCACCTCCCTGAACTCGTTGCCACCCCTGCGGTCGCCCCTCTCCGCACTTCCCTCGTCCAAGCTCCCCGACCCAAGCGGGCTGACGTTAGGTGTGAAATTGCCGGAGCTTTCCTGCCCGTCAGCGTCCGAGCCGCCGTATGCCGGTAGGAAGTGAAAGGGATGAGGGCAGCAGTGGCCGTCGGCGGGGTCGTGCCCCAACGTATGCCACTGGGATTCTCCAGAGCCGCGAGGAGCGGAGTACTCCTGGGGATGCCCCTCAAGTTCGAGGATCGAGGGCCGGGGCGGCCTCTCCTGGACGTGAGGAGCTTCCGATCTCTGGAGGTTGCCCCTCCTCTGGGAGCCGCCGCTGGCCTTCTGGGCGGACTCAGCCAGGACCAAAGCCAACTTGCGTGCCGCACTCATcgagggggggtgaggagggagaaCAGACACTGAACTCATAAGTCTATCTGTTCCTGAGGAGGGATAAGACAAACAACGCTACAGTATGACAGGACAAACAAAGCTATGGTACGACATgatgggagaagacacagaagCTGTCGTAAGAAACTACAAATggcattcattttaaataaactaCCAACTACTGCTTGTGTTGGGGTGGAGAGCAGCCGTACTCACCTGGATCGGGCAGGTTCTGTGCCGACTGGGTGAGGTCCGTCAGCGCCGATGCCTGGCTCACCGTGCTGAGCGGGCTGCAGTGTTGATAAGGCGCCCTCGCCACTTTCCCGCCTTCCGCCGGCGAGTCGCGCTTTTCCAAtggcggggaggaggaggaaaaggcgGCGGGGAAGAGGGCGGATGCGCCTTGGAATATTTCTTCCTGAGTGTCGGGGAGATAGGCTTATCCGGGCTGAGGTCCGGGGACTGAGAGCCGCTGATGTTGTTGTTCGGCGAGGAGATGGGTTCCGATTCGCTGGAGCAGCCggcgctcctcctccaggtggcGGCGTCTCCGCCGCGCTGCGGCCCGGGCGTCACGGCGCACTGGAAAGACATGGGGTCGAAGTCCAGACTGGAGATCCCTTCGGCCGGCGGGCAAAGATCCAGATCGTCCTCCGGGACGCACGGTGCGGCTTGGACCCGTTCGGCGCCGTGGCGCCTCTCGTTGAGCGTGTGCGCTTTGATCTCCTCCTTACTCCTGCTTTTATGAGCCTCGTCTCGAGAGGCAGCAGAAATGGCTTCGCTGGTCGAACGAGGCCTGCGGGGGCAGCGAGGCGGAGGCTCCCCTGCGATCACCAACAGAACAAGATGTCACTGAGAGTCAATAACGCATCAGATTACCAGATTAACTGATGGATTACCGTCGACGGCGTGCAGGGAGGCGAGCGATTCCTCACTTTTGGTAGAACGCAAGGTGCCGCTGTTTCCTTTCCCACCTGTAACATCACAAGGTCGAGCAGAAGGATGAAACCTCATGAGATGACGCATGCAGACAGAAAGGTCAAGGCCCGACGCTGCCGGTGCCGGGTCGGCAAAGGCAGGGGTCTGACCTGGCAGCGCCATGCTCTTGATTTCATTGGGCTCGCTGGGGTGTCGTTTCAGTCTGCGCCTGCACACGGATTGAGACTTTCCCAGGTGGAAAAATGAGAGCCAGTTGCCGACGGGAGACTTCTTGGCTTTAACGGAAGGCCGTTTGCAGCTGCAACGCAGAGACAAAACGCGTTGAGCGATGTGGAATCACGGAAGACGCCTGACGTTCCCCCGGGGGTCCGCTCCGCCCACCTCTCCATCGGCAGCTCGATCACAGTGTGGAACTTCCCGAGCAGCGCTCCGGGCCCCTCGCCCACCTCGATGTAGTcgctgtgtgtgaggcagggGGTGGTGGCCGGAGAGCTCAGCTGCGCCTGAGTGCGGGCCTGGGCCTCCTCCAGGGAGAGCAGCTTGGTGGACGGGGAGCAGACCAGCAGGGATTTGGGTCTGGATAAGGTGTTGTTTCCTAAAATAGAAGGGTGTGAGTGTTGCGCCTCGGGATCGACCCCTCTCCGACGGGAGGCGTGGCCTCTGTTCCGACCCACCTGTGCTTTCCCGAATGATGGCGTTCAGTTTTGTACTGAACAGGGCCTCGGTGTTGTTGAGTATGAACTCCACCACCACCGACTGGATGCGCACCTCCATGAACGCCGCCGTGCCGCTGAAGCAGGCCGACTCAATCTGCCTGGACCTGGAACGCAGTCAGAGAACATCGCAACCTATTTAGCTGCTCCGGAGCGCTGGGACGTGACCCAGTTCGCAGCCACGCGAGCGCCAGCTTGCTGAAAGTCACCTGAGGAGGTTTGGGGCCCAGACGATGGCCAGGTTCTTAGTGTGCATGTtggtggtggagctgaaggTTGCCAGGTGGGAGAGGTGTCTCATGAGGTACTCCAGAGTCctggaaatgaataaaagattaTATTTAGTATGCAGGAATTTAATTTACAGACAATAATTTTAACATTATTCTCTTTTTGGATTGCTGCCATCCTCAAAAATACCAGCAGGGGGAGTTGTATCAAAGGTAAAACATAAAAAGACCAATACTGCGATGTAATTTAAGCGTTTGCATCCCAGCTGAGGATGCAAAAACAAGGCAAAAACGCCCTTTCAAAGAAAATCGATCCCACTTCACGCCACCAGGGTGCAGGAGTGAGCTTTAAACGTGACCTGTAATGTGGAGGGGGAAGCTGCTGGATGACGTTGTGGATTTTGACCAGCCTCTCCTCATCTGTGGCAGCAGACACGGCCTCCTGTGAATATAGAGATCAGCGCGGTTTATTTGACCCTTTTTTGCATTCGGAGCAGTGGCAGAGTTTGGACTCATTTCAGCGCGCATGTCCCCTGCTGTCGCCAGCGAGCTCCAAACAATGCAATGACCCAGTTTGTTGCTTGATTTGAAAATGCAATTACTGGCGTGTAAATGTGCGTTCCCCCACACGCCCGTCCCCTCTGCACATGGTGACGAACCGGCTACGCTGATTTCCATTTTTATCCACGACATAATTCTCTGCCCCAGTTCCACGGCTCCGGCTCTTACCGAGAATCTGTCGTAGAGCTGGTAGGTGAGCAGAGGGTTGGGCAGCTCTCTGAAGTACAGCTTGCAGAGGGAGCCCACGGAGTGGATGTCCTGCCTGAAGACGTCTCTGGTCAGGTCTGGGATCTGCTCAGAGTCGAACTCGTGCCTGTGAGGGTGGGAGAGGACGGACAGAGGTCAACCACCGGCTATAGAATCGGATCTATTCACCAATgtgatgaaataaaaacacacaagcgcTTCAGACTGGGGGAGCAGCGGGAACCACATCAGGATGGAGGGCGGCTCTAAAGCTGCGAGGAATACGTCACCTGAGTTTCTGGATGTTGGAGGAGATCCCAGACACCCTGTATATTCCATCCACGACGCCGTGTTTCTCGATGAATTCGGCACAGCTCTTGACAACCTGCGGGACTGCGGGAGACAGCAGCGGCGTGAGAGACGGCTTGTTTGAGCATGTCCTTACAACATGACTTCTTTTTTCAAACCTCTCTCGGCAAATACTGCACGGTTTTTCCATAACGTGCGCTATTGATGCTAATGTGCCGCACAAAAAACCTGTATTCTGTAAGAATCTGCGCTACCATGAAACACTCACTAAAACCCTCCAGATATAACTGGACTGTGAATTCACCTTCATGTCCTGAGTTGTGCAGATGCTCCCCCAGGTCGCAGCCGAACACTCTCTCCCTGAGGATCCCTCGCTGGCGCAGCTTCTGGGGCGGCGGCCGGGACTTCATGAACGTCCTCAGGAACGTTATCAGCTTCCCGTGTTTCTTGCACACTGGTTCAGATAACACCAGACAATTTAAACGTGGAACGAAGTCCCTGGGAGGGAATTTCAAGTCAATTATCCAGAAGAGGCACCTGGCTTCGGCACCGAGTTCTGAACACTGTCGGGGATCTTGTCATTTATCAGTTCGACACAGTCGCAGGGAAAGAAgcccacctgcaggaggaggaggaggagacgcagCAGATGTGACGATAAGGGGGGGAAAACATGGGAAGAGAAGCTGCAGTCAGAATCAATTATTTGCATCAATGTTTGGCTTCTTGTTGAAGGCACTTAGCTGGCAGAAAATCCATCTGAGCATGTCAATAagtgtaaaatatatatttaaaaataacatttatacAGGGAAAAACAGGGTGAAGCCTCATTGTGTATTTCAGCCAGCTCTGGTTGGAGTCTTTAGCAAGCAAAGCAAGCTAGCATgcataaaatattaataaagttaTAACAGCTGTTGTAAGTTATATTATGCAAAACCAGTGATGCTAAAGTGACTTCTGCTACGCAAAAATAGCCCTTGCTAACGGAGCTAATGAAGCTGGCCCACCTGGAAGCCATGTTTCCCTCGCCACCATCCCGTGTCCTCTTTCGGAGGCATGTCTATGACTGACACGATATCCCCCACCTGGATGCCACGGAGAGAAAAGTCCAGTCAAAGTTGACGGAACACCAAAGGAAACGGTGATTCGCACACAGCGGTTACCTCAAACGTCAGCTCGTCGGTGGCCTGGGCCGTGTAACGCTTGGTGACGTGGGCGGCGGCGATGGCAGGAACATTGATGGAGGCCTCCTCAGACACCAGCAGATGGTTCCCCTTGTTGTCGATCTAGTAAAAGGGCATTCCATTTTACTTTTAGAACATTGCAGGGTCAGACTTTTAGGCCTAAATTCTTAGTATTAGCAGGTGGGAGAGGACCAGTGAGCAGATACCTCCATCCATGTCAGCACTGGACCACAGTTGATCTTGTTGTCAGCGATGGCAGAGAAGCGGGAGAGGTAGGTGGACAACATCTTGGTCACCGACTGGAACACAAGAACGGAGTTTCACTGAGGTTTCCGAGCTGAATGGAGAGCCTGGTTTCTAATCGTCGCACGTCGCACCTCAGCCGCGTCCTTCAACGCGTCCAATCTTGGCAACTCGCTGAGCTCTGAGTAGCGGCGGTCATAGATGCATAAGTGCAGGTGTTTGTCGAGCACCCGGAAGTCCTCGTAGGATCTTTTGACGAGCCAGTTTCGGCCCTAATTGAAGCAAAAGCGGGGAGGTTCAGAGACTAGAAAAGGAAGCTCTCAC encodes:
- the arhgap32a gene encoding LOW QUALITY PROTEIN: rho GTPase-activating protein 32 (The sequence of the model RefSeq protein was modified relative to this genomic sequence to represent the inferred CDS: deleted 2 bases in 1 codon) produces the protein MEAASVVAAVIENAASGPSGEPGSGDVLERDVQPSTHSCDDDALPHATSKAPPEEKELQEMSTAQVRSDDITEHPAEPLLRSCVSTASMKVKNVKKLTFPRGHFPRLAECAHFHYETVDFGNVQSALVEGQSEGPKAGTDSKEPLFLVQITCQGRNWLVKRSYEDFRVLDKHLHLCIYDRRYSELSELPRLDALKDAAESVTKMLSTYLSRFSAIADNKINCGPVLTWMEIDNKGNHLLVSEEASINVPAIAAAHVTKRYTAQATDELTFEVGDIVSVIDMPPKEDTGWWRGKHGFQVGFFPCDCVELINDKIPDSVQNSVPKPVCKKHGKLITFLRTFMKSRPPPQKLRQRGILRERVFGCDLGEHLHNSGHEVPQVVKSCAEFIEKHGVVDGIYRVSGISSNIQKLRHEFDSEQIPDLTRDVFRQDIHSVGSLCKLYFRELPNPLLTYQLYDRFSEAVSAATDEERLVKIHNVIQQLPPPHYRTLEYLMRHLSHLATFSSTTNMHTKNLAIVWAPNLLRSRQIESACFSGTAAFMEVRIQSVVVEFILNNTEALFSTKLNAIIRESTGNNTLSRPKSLLVCSPSTKLLSLEEAQARTQAQLSSPATTPCLTHSDYIEVGEGPGALLGKFHTVIELPMESCKRPSVKAKKSPVGNWLSFFHLGKSQSVCRRRLKRHPSEPNEIKSMALPGGKGNSGTLRSTKSEESLASLHAVDGEPPPRCPRRPRSTSEAISAASRDEAHKSRSKEEIKAHTLNERRHGAERVQAAPCVPEDDLDLCPPAEGISSLDFDPMSFQCAVTPGPQRGGDAATWRRSAGCSSESEPISSPNNNISGSQSPDLSPDKPISPTLRKKYSKASALFPAAFSSSSPPLEKRDSPAEGGKVARAPYQHCSPLSTVSQASALTDLTQSAQNLPDPGTDRLMSSVSVLPPHPPSMSAARKLALVLAESAQKASGGSQRRGNLQRSEAPHVQERPPRPSILELEGHPQEYSAPRGSGESQWHTLGHDPADGHCCPHPFHFLPAYGGSDADGQESSGNFTPNVSPLGSGSLDEGSAERGDRRGGNEFREVMRAEPTCQSVGVSTPVQPVCPTQSPSTSPVYVNADSINVFNFRAVLAETAMPASVEEVLPRHLGRHYSEEEDRPLGPGESLYVVHHNRQLHAGITPAHHCPRPDPLPPHLVGPRGLYRQSSESRYSTFGLQRPLSPQCVRYRGDERPVSGYHRQQGPWQRSDERAVGQPAIRRARSFHAPNVSHYALAGKHNDMFNVARTASQRYQRLNQTSVQPQFDCTTVNYRYGPCSGMTQADDPCYYKEACTTQQSDYYNCSPRRVAPPNRQLLPDARGLEGFERAAYIPFKQGGKSRSKTASPAVSSPTDSLVLPTSPRNRDIVHTRSKSDPGNACLLNANRVDSQTVTRATSPLSGPGISRRFGHQSGAELHRSRQIQLERPNPPLRKVPSLPERSGTKLRGLEQNSRSYAQSHEQDRPTVGYSGAPKPGILRRSGRSQSTRENRLYHQHARSPLDPEAPGSAQLTRRTQSTKVRSAQYEHVDACYAAPRPRSGKAAGGYLPSQGCMSPRGQRLLSKALGREAFHHGALRSEAGVYD